Proteins from a single region of Fischerella sp. PCC 9605:
- a CDS encoding anthrone oxygenase family protein, with translation MTTVDYLLFALKLFAALGCGLIAGVFFAFSTFVMSALARLQPAQGIAAFQSINITVYNPWFMGAFLGTAAACIFLAVSSLLKWQQPGAIYLLIGSLLYLIGTVLVTIVFNVPLNDALAVVKPDSTDGASLWSSFLTNWTVWNHVRTVAALAAAALLTIALCYRAAQS, from the coding sequence ATGACAACTGTTGACTACCTACTTTTCGCATTGAAGCTTTTCGCAGCACTGGGCTGTGGACTGATAGCTGGGGTCTTTTTCGCTTTCTCAACCTTCGTGATGAGCGCCCTTGCCCGACTTCAGCCAGCACAGGGCATTGCCGCCTTCCAGTCCATCAATATCACGGTTTACAATCCATGGTTTATGGGGGCTTTCCTGGGAACAGCCGCAGCTTGCATCTTTCTGGCTGTCTCCTCGCTGTTAAAGTGGCAGCAACCCGGTGCCATTTACTTGCTTATCGGCAGCCTGCTCTATCTTATCGGCACCGTTCTGGTGACAATTGTGTTCAATGTGCCGCTGAATGACGCGCTGGCGGTCGTCAAGCCGGACAGCACTGACGGCGCGAGCCTGTGGAGTAGCTTCCTTACCAACTGGACGGTCTGGAATCATGTTCGGACAGTAGCAGCGCTGGCGGCAGCGGCATTGCTCACCATCGCGCTCTGTTATCGAGCGGCACAATCGTAG
- a CDS encoding ArsR/SmtB family transcription factor, which yields MVESNVALDRIFGALADVTRRDILKRVSRAEHTISELAQPYAMSLAAIAKHVSVLEKAGLITKRRSGKEKVIQIQPKTLKVAFSYLSEYEKIWSARFDALEKLLEDQQSS from the coding sequence ATGGTTGAATCAAATGTTGCCCTTGATAGAATTTTTGGTGCTCTGGCTGATGTGACGCGGCGAGACATTCTCAAGCGGGTATCGAGAGCAGAACATACTATCAGCGAATTAGCACAACCCTATGCGATGTCCTTGGCAGCGATCGCAAAGCACGTCAGCGTGCTGGAGAAAGCAGGACTCATTACCAAGCGTCGAAGTGGCAAAGAGAAAGTGATTCAGATTCAACCCAAAACGCTCAAAGTCGCCTTCTCGTATCTCAGCGAGTATGAAAAGATCTGGAGCGCCCGCTTCGATGCTTTGGAAAAACTACTAGAAGATCAGCAATCAAGCTAG
- a CDS encoding SRPBCC domain-containing protein, with protein sequence MANLKVIVPENSQNILGTVTINAPLQKVFEAYTFEELFASWWCRGNPMKVYHFDCKDGGSWHIAERSEDGNEYEFTGCFHEVAQDKRIVQTFEFLGMPERGHVMLEKAEFVAIDEHTTEIRTHSTAMSQQDRDGMVASGMESGWRQSVEALGKLLEPDN encoded by the coding sequence ATGGCAAATCTAAAAGTAATTGTCCCAGAAAATTCCCAAAATATCCTGGGTACAGTCACAATCAACGCTCCATTACAAAAGGTATTTGAAGCGTATACCTTTGAGGAACTCTTTGCGAGTTGGTGGTGTCGCGGTAATCCGATGAAAGTGTATCACTTCGATTGTAAAGACGGCGGCAGTTGGCACATTGCTGAGCGATCGGAAGATGGTAACGAGTATGAGTTTACGGGCTGTTTTCATGAAGTCGCTCAAGATAAACGGATCGTGCAGACATTTGAATTCTTGGGGATGCCGGAACGTGGGCATGTCATGCTGGAAAAAGCTGAGTTTGTAGCAATTGACGAGCATACAACTGAGATTCGTACACACAGCACAGCAATGAGCCAACAAGACCGTGACGGCATGGTCGCAAGCGGCATGGAAAGCGGCTGGCGGCAGTCCGTTGAAGCGCTCGGCAAGCTTTTAGAACCAGACAATTAA
- a CDS encoding dihydrofolate reductase family protein, whose amino-acid sequence MRELIVAEFITLDGVIQAPGGADEDTEGGFKHGGWTQPYWHDDIGAHLFEAMSQADALLLGRKTWQIHGGAFEPMPGGDPFGDVMNNIRKYVVSTTLKSASAWRNSTLISDNVVEAVHQLKQQSGKNIFVDGSSVLVQVLAQNDLVDEYSLHVYPLVLGGGKRLYPEGKRLNLTLVEASPLPTGVVFMRYRRAA is encoded by the coding sequence ATGAGAGAACTTATCGTCGCTGAATTCATCACGCTGGATGGTGTGATCCAGGCGCCAGGTGGCGCGGATGAAGACACCGAAGGCGGCTTTAAGCATGGCGGCTGGACGCAGCCCTATTGGCATGATGACATTGGGGCGCACTTGTTTGAGGCGATGTCCCAAGCCGATGCCCTCTTGCTGGGCCGCAAGACATGGCAAATCCACGGCGGCGCGTTTGAACCGATGCCAGGGGGCGACCCGTTCGGCGATGTAATGAACAACATTCGCAAGTACGTGGTGTCCACCACGTTGAAATCCGCATCGGCTTGGCGGAACTCCACCCTGATTAGCGACAACGTGGTTGAAGCCGTACACCAGCTCAAGCAACAGTCCGGTAAGAACATCTTCGTAGACGGTAGCAGCGTGCTGGTTCAGGTGCTGGCTCAAAATGATTTGGTAGATGAATACAGCCTGCACGTTTATCCCCTCGTGCTGGGCGGTGGCAAGCGATTGTATCCGGAAGGAAAGCGCCTCAACCTGACACTGGTGGAGGCATCACCGCTACCGACAGGCGTTGTGTTCATGCGCTATCGGCGCGCCGCATAG
- a CDS encoding DNA alkylation repair protein encodes MSRTDNNRVKQAEMGVPSIPSAPRSIQKGVPLKHLLGQEAVDCLARNISLVYSAFDHKSFRQSALAELDSLELKERGRHIALALRQHLPDRYEEAIGILIASFTPPQTEAEEFGLAAFFYLPHSCFIAEYGIDPIHNGGTDPFPLSMSAQYELTTRFTAEFSIRPFLIQHLDRTLSELMRWTTDSNPHVRRLCSEGTRPRLPWGLRIPALIADPTPVLPILEALKNDQSLYVRRSVANHLGDIAKDHPELVFQLCDRWLNGATSDLKWLIRHALRHPAKKGNETAIQLRAAAK; translated from the coding sequence ATGTCTCGGACTGACAACAATCGAGTCAAGCAGGCGGAAATGGGCGTACCTAGCATCCCATCTGCACCCAGGTCAATTCAAAAGGGTGTACCACTCAAGCACTTGCTGGGTCAAGAAGCAGTAGATTGCTTAGCGCGAAACATTTCACTCGTCTACTCAGCCTTCGATCACAAATCGTTCCGCCAGTCTGCATTAGCAGAATTAGATTCACTTGAACTCAAGGAGCGAGGTCGGCATATAGCATTGGCACTGCGTCAACATTTGCCCGATCGTTATGAAGAGGCGATCGGGATTCTGATTGCATCCTTCACACCGCCGCAAACCGAGGCAGAAGAGTTTGGTTTAGCAGCATTCTTCTATCTACCGCACAGTTGCTTTATTGCTGAATACGGCATCGACCCGATCCACAATGGTGGAACAGATCCCTTCCCCCTATCGATGTCTGCCCAGTACGAACTGACCACTCGATTTACCGCAGAATTCTCCATCCGACCCTTTCTGATTCAGCACCTCGATCGCACACTGAGCGAGCTAATGCGTTGGACGACAGATTCCAACCCTCATGTTCGCCGTCTTTGCTCAGAAGGAACTCGTCCGAGACTGCCTTGGGGTCTACGCATTCCTGCTCTGATTGCTGATCCTACGCCTGTTCTGCCGATCCTGGAAGCCTTGAAGAATGACCAGAGCCTTTATGTGCGGCGCAGTGTTGCAAATCATCTTGGGGATATTGCGAAAGATCATCCTGAGCTTGTCTTTCAGCTTTGCGATCGTTGGCTGAACGGTGCGACGAGTGACCTAAAATGGCTCATCCGTCATGCCCTCCGCCACCCTGCGAAAAAGGGCAACGAAACGGCGATTCAACTCAGAGCCGCAGCAAAGTAG
- a CDS encoding PEP-utilizing enzyme has protein sequence MFVSIKGLVTEVGGLMTHGAVIAREYGLPAVVGV, from the coding sequence TTGTTTGTATCCATAAAAGGCTTGGTCACTGAAGTGGGTGGACTGATGACTCATGGAGCAGTTATTGCACGTGAATATGGCTTACCAGCGGTTGTCGGAGTATAA
- a CDS encoding SDR family oxidoreductase — MLQGKVALVAGATRGAGRGIATELGVAGATVYVTGRTTSDRRSEYNRPETIEETADLVNRAGGQGIPIPVDHLDPTQVQALVARIDSEQGRLDLLVNDIGGEYLAEFNKPVWELSLDRGLRMLRLAIETHIITSHFALPLLIKNPGGLVVEITDGTAEYNDKNYRLSLFYDLAKTSVIRMAWALAQELQPLQCTAVALTPGWLRSEIMLDSFGVSEANWQDATAKEPHFVISETPRYIGRAVASLAQDPDVARWSGQSLSSGQLAQVYGFRDLDGSQPDAWRYIREVADAGKPADATGYR; from the coding sequence ATGCTTCAAGGTAAAGTCGCCCTAGTAGCTGGAGCAACACGCGGTGCGGGTCGTGGCATCGCTACCGAACTCGGTGTGGCTGGTGCAACTGTCTATGTCACAGGTCGAACCACCAGCGATCGACGCTCCGAATACAACCGTCCTGAAACTATTGAAGAAACAGCAGACCTGGTAAACCGAGCGGGCGGTCAAGGAATCCCGATTCCCGTCGATCATCTCGATCCAACACAAGTTCAAGCTTTGGTGGCACGCATTGACAGCGAGCAAGGGCGGTTGGATCTTTTGGTCAACGATATTGGCGGAGAATATTTGGCGGAGTTCAACAAGCCCGTGTGGGAGCTTTCCCTAGATCGGGGATTGCGGATGCTGAGATTGGCGATCGAGACGCATATCATCACCAGTCACTTTGCGCTACCACTGTTAATCAAAAATCCAGGCGGACTGGTCGTTGAGATTACGGATGGCACGGCAGAATACAATGACAAAAACTACCGACTGTCGCTGTTTTACGATTTGGCGAAAACATCAGTCATCCGCATGGCTTGGGCGCTGGCGCAAGAGTTGCAACCCCTTCAATGTACGGCTGTGGCATTGACTCCAGGCTGGTTGCGATCGGAAATCATGTTGGATAGTTTTGGCGTGAGCGAAGCTAACTGGCAGGATGCAACAGCAAAAGAACCGCACTTCGTTATTTCTGAAACTCCCCGCTATATCGGTCGTGCCGTTGCGAGTCTTGCCCAAGACCCGGATGTGGCTCGCTGGAGCGGTCAGTCACTATCGAGCGGTCAACTGGCACAGGTCTATGGCTTTAGGGACTTAGATGGTTCGCAGCCTGATGCTTGGCGCTACATTCGTGAGGTTGCAGACGCTGGTAAACCTGCTGACGCAACCGGATACCGATAA